One Haemorhous mexicanus isolate bHaeMex1 chromosome 7, bHaeMex1.pri, whole genome shotgun sequence genomic window, ACCAGCCTTTGGCTGAGCTACCTCCACTGGAGCAATCAGTGGAACAAGTACAAACCCCAGAGCACTGATTTCTGGCACTCAGCGGGTAAGAGCACTTTAGTTGTCTAcattttttagggaataaaaGCCCTGAAGAAATTTTCTAAGGCTAATTAAGATCCCAGACAACAAAAGCACATGCAGGTTTTACAAGCACATTAGTTATACAAGCAGCAAAATTTGAGAGGTTCAGGCAATGTCAATGACAACTGGCCAAATCCCAGTTTAGGATTGCCAGAAGACACAAAAATCACTTTCCATGATACAGCAAGCCCCCAAAACAGACACATCATGCCAAAAGCTTTCTGATAGCCTATCATTTTATCACTTTGCACAGAAAAAGGAGCTTTGACATTCCCTTTGAGTATCCAGCTCCACCTCCTAACTCACAAACTTCTGCCAACAGGGTTTTCATTATTACTGAAGTGCAGGTTAGCTGGTGACAGGCTTGGTGTTTTGGAAGAGACATCCTGTATGTGTCTTCACTCCTGAAATAATCCATGTAATTTTGTACTTGTTTCTGGTATTGAACTGTAATAAACCAAACAATCAAAACCCTCTGTCTGCTCTAGCTCTGGTTCCAGACACACACCCTGGACCTTGATTACTTAAGAGAGCCAAAGAGCTTTCAGCTTAAAAGAGAAAACTCAATTACCCCATCATTAAATAAGGGCAATTTAGGATAACTTGTCTTGGGAATTTTCATAAGCTTGCAAAAAAATTGGACTCATGAAGTaacaaaaagataaattaaGAGCTCAGAGATGCAACAATGGTgtgctggagaaaaagaaaaaattctcaaGTTCTGAAAAGTCTCAGCCTATTAAAACTGCAACCAGAAAGTGGGTTGGGTAAAATCTGAGCTCAAATTGATCAGCAGCAGACAGATAAATATTTTGAGACAGTACAAATGAGTAAAGCATGTCACAGAGTTTTACATACAATTCTTGTTTattacacaaataaaataaacgAGGGGGAACAGCTTCAAAGCTGTTCTTCAAAACAgcttcaacaaaaaaaaaaaaaaatcctccacaATGGTGGGCATCAACTTCAGGACAGCACCCAAATCATGTGAACTGGACTGGCAATGGAGGAGCAGGGAACTGCAGAACAAGAGCTCTAGAAAACAgcactgctaaaaaaaaaaaaaaaaaagagagagaattttAACCAGAAAAAGGTTAAGAACTGAAACAAGAACAACCACAAACTTTAGGTACGTGAATGGCTGTtgcacaaaaggaaaataatgctCTGTGGCCTGAGGGGCACAATGGCAGAGTGACACACACGAGGCAGGAATATTGCTGAGAGTGAGGACAGGGAAGCACCAGAACACAGACTGGAACGTTCTGCCCTACAGCCCCTTTTGGCAACTGGGCAaacagtggcagagctggggcaggaacagacCTGAGCATGTCCTTCATCCTTGCCAGCCTCGTAACTCTAAAAAAAAGTCAACTTTTGTGCTGCCAAGAGTTTTGCAGGTTTACCTGTTGGGGCTCTGAAAGGTCTCCAGCAAGTGCTGTTTACCCCGTGGTTTCTCTCAGGTATTTCCCTCCTTGCCCATAAGCCCAGCTTTCAGAAACATCCAACTTCCTCAGCAACACCTCCCTGCATTTTTTTATCTTATTCCTAACGTGTGGAAAACCACTCTGCCAACACTCAGTGCCCACAAAGGAGACGGGGAAGCCCTACAGAAATCAATTCTATTGGAACCCACGAGAATTTCACCGCACGGGAGCCCTGGGGCTTCTGGAACGTTCGGGGTGTAGGCAGCTCCTTATACAGCTAACCTCGAGCCCCAGTGCCGCCCTCCTTCCCCCATGGGCGGCGGTCCCTCCCGGTCGGGCACAGCCCCCGTTCCCCACGCCCACCCCTCGCTGTCCAGGCACAGGGTCTGCCCCTGAGGTCTGCCAGCCCCGTTCCTGCAGATCCCGAGTGCTTCCCGCAGGTTATCCGGCGCACGCAGCCATTCCTCCTGTCCCTAAGGATAACAGTGCCACTGCCACGTTCCCCCTTGCGACTCAGAGGCTTTTCCAAAgggagctcagtgctgcttcACCCACAGCTGACACATCACCcaaggcaaggaaaggaaatgttcTGCCACCCCACTGGGGCACTGCCATGAACTAAGGTGCCTTCCAAATCCCAAAGGATTCTTTTATGAGCATGTGACTGTATTTAACCCCTATGCTCAGCAAAGGGAACATTTTGCACTGCATGATTAATCGGGGTTTAGTTCAGCTAGAACCAactaagaaaaatttaaaactatGAGTTTTGCTCTATTTGAAGACTCAGACTATTTTCATTGCAAGTCAAcgtatttttttaatgtaaaatgtgttttaatatAAACATCCAGATGATAGAAAGTTTTGTAATAGTAAAAACAGATCTAAATGTTCAGATTTATTTTACAAGATTGTAAAGCCAAACACTGAGGCCAGGCTTGAAAACAGCATCTCTTGTCATACAATCAAAATATTGTacacacagaacacagctcGATGCTTCTCAAGTCCACCAGCATAACACCCAGTTTGTCAAACCTTCagcattagaaatttttttcaagCTGCACACGAAAAACACAAATTCACCCACAATGATAAGTGCTTCCATCCTACAGACATCTTGCTGAGAGGCAAAAATTGCCAAATGCCATGTTTTGGAGAGTGATATGAGAGTGCAAGGCAACCtaaaatagatatatataaatCACACTTGAAACTTTGGCCAAGACTTATAACAATTAAGCAGATTTCTATAGGTATCTCCCTCAAATATTCCAACCTAGTTGTTCAGTACGTACAGAACTTTATTTCCAAGTATTTCAAGACTGGAAAGTCTTTAAAATCATTCTGTATTTTCTACAGAGCCATTATAATTTAAAGATACAGCTATGTTTTAATGGTCAAGTCCTCTTAGATAAAAGGAGAGATGCTTGCTTCAAGAGCAGGCCTCCATCACACACATTTCAACACACCCCCTTGGACCAGTCAGCAGCCAGGCTGTAAGAGCCATGTTTTCAGAAAGACAGGATGGTTTTGTGGATGATTTCGATGGACTCTCTGATCTCATCCTCCTTGATGACGAGGGGCGGGGCCAGGCGGATGATGTCGCCGTGCGTGGGCTTGGCCAGGAGCCCGTTGTCGCGGAGCCGCAGACACACCTTCCAGGCGTCGTAGTCTGCAAcgggagggagaaagggagggagaaCATCAACAGGACATTGAGGAcgttcccagcacagcagaggaggtGTCACACGTGCAGCACACCTggtgctgtgtgccagctggCAGAGGGGTGATGCGGGATGTTCACAAAGGAGAGGTGACGCTCTGGAATCCGCACAGAGTGACACGGCTCCAGAGCTGTCCTTTGcctcagcacacacagctccttcaCAGCTCAGTGCTTGTCTGGCACTCAGTtagactttaaaataaattttaaaaggggAACCCTGTGAGGAGGAGGTAAGAGAACATGTGGACAGGACTGCAGATAAGGTTATGTTTATGTAATCTGGGTTTCAGGCAGGGCATCATTGTGGAAAATGACACCACCTTTTTGCAGCACTTGATCAAGTACTGCCTTGATTTTCAGATTCCTGATATAATTCAATATTATTCTGATATAATTTCTCCCTAGAAACTTGTTCTccatcattaatttttttcttctttgtaccCTCCTGTATTTATTGTAACTCTTCTGAAAACGACTAATCCCAGCCCATGCTCCCATAATCTGGCAGGAACTTGTGTTACAGCTGTAGGCAGTTTTTTCCCAAAGAGGATAGATAAAGGTATTTGTTGGGAGGCAGACTCACCACCAGGTTTGGACATTATCAAATCATAAGAGttcatataatttaaaaataattgtttggtctttcttaattaaaaaactCTATTTTTAACAGTACACAGTAACTTAAATCAATTTTTAGTGGTACGACAGTACTATAGTCAtgttctgaaaacaaacattaTGTCTACATGCTGTCCCCTATCTACAATTTAAGTTGAAAAATACTTCTCCATGCTGAGTTTGTGCAgttgattttatttccttacCTTTGGTTTCCCGAATTACGATTGCATTTAAGAGTCCTTTTCCTCTTACAGCAGTCACAATATTAGATGGAGTCTTCATGAGCTCACTTCTTAGCAGATTACccattatttctgcattttttgccagattttcttcttcaattacCTAAAGAGAAGTCAAATCTACAATCAGCTGAAGGGCACTGCATTTGTTTTGCTTACCATGGGGAAGGATGGATAATGTCACTGAACCTGCTGATTTGTCACAAAAGTTGTTGCAGCCACAgtgtccctgcacaggctgcaagTCCCAGCAGGTTGGTATTGAGCCTTTACTCATTCATGTCTACAAAATACAATAATGGCTTTGaaattttattctaaataaaCTGCTCTTTGATTGCTGTTATTTGCAAGTAAACAGCAAACCTCTGAAGGCTCTGAATCTCTCCGAGTACTGGGTAGTGATGAGGTTTTCTGTGTGACCTGCATCAATAAAGTCAATTAAGCAATTACAAAATAATTGAGTTGCACCTTCTGGACAGGACATTGTCATTTCTGTTTGAGATCCATACCTGTTCTCAagctcacagagcagcagcttctACTGATGTAGTAAAATAAGCCAATTTCAAAATGTCTTCATGAAATTAATGAAGGTATTTGGTGAAATTTACATAATTGCTTTAAAACTTCTTCTAGATGAATCTTATTTTGACATTTAAGACATTAAGATCATAAGAACACAGGAAGTGGGCCACATTTccaataaaaaatttaaaatttgttttatgaTTTGCAGATAACCACTACCATTTTTCCACACTTATTTAAAGCTAGATTTCTACCGATAGCCTGAAAAAATAATACCATTTATTTAAGCAAAGATCATGAGACCCTTTTTAATTTGGATTCCAGACCTCTAGACCTCTAGCCCCACACACAAACCTCCAGTGCTGCCATTGCCACACGACAAGCTAATGGATTTCCTCCATATGTGGATCCGTGTTCACCAGGTTTAATGGTCAGCATAATTTCATcatcacacagcactgctgagacCTGAAATGGGAAGGGCAGCAAATTCACATACTTACAACAGGAAACTTTAGTATATCTAAAGCAAACCTTCCCTCAGAGCTCAGGAAATTTTCAGCCTCTGGTGATAAATTACATTTACATTCCCAGCAGAACAGCAGATCTGACAATCCCATAATTAATCCCTTAAATACACTTAGCTATAGTGGTAACACAACTTTCAATCCCAGTTGAGGGGAATTTCTCCAAACTGAGTATTATTTCAAGAGTTTAAGCAGAAATCCTGTCAATTGGCCAAAAGAGTTCAAGGCATTGTAATTTCCAGCCTAATCAGCAGGAATTTAAGTCACTCCAAGAGGATAAAACCAGCCATGCAGGCATGCCAGCCAAATGAAATAATGCCAGTTGGTCAGCTATAAAGGTAGTATTTGGTATTCCCTTATTTTATTATGTCTCTCTCAAGCTGGACTGTCTGGTCATAAATCATAGTTAGTCTTGCAAACAACAATTTCCAAGTACAACAAACATCAGATTCATTGTTCTTCCAACTGGCAGATTTTCAGAGTTGAtgactaattaaaaaaaagattattcaaCAAATGTTTGGGTAATTTTATGTTACTTTAAATTACTGATATTTCTTCAGTACTCACAGGGTATAAGCCACCAGAAAGGGCCTTTCCAAGAAGAATTATATCAGGTCTCACATTTTCATGGTCAACAGCCAGCATTTTCCCTGTTCTGGCTAAACCAGTCTGTATTTCATCAGCAATAAACAGAACctttaaagagaagaaaaatccaaacagaaCAGGGAATTACTTTCACTGTCATTTCAAACCCAATTCTGATACAATTTTTTGAGGTATCACAGCAATAATGAAGACAACTTTATTAATAATATGTCAATgtctttctttgaaaatatgaaaataattatgACTAGCACAAATTAGGAATCTGAATTCTGCTGGAACAGAGAGACCTCTGAATTTTAAATCAGAGATCACTGATAACcatttttctcagtgtttcaTTCTGTGACCCATTATTGTAACTGATTCTTGGTAGCAGTTATACACATCAGCAACAAAGGTCTTGGATAGCCATGGTAATTGGAAACTtataatggaaaagaaaatagaagttAAATGAGTATAAAATAAATCTAGTTGAAGAATATTAATTAGAAACTTAAATCAGTGACAATAGTAAGAAATATTGAATAATGTGCACTGCTAAGAAGTAGTTTTTAGTGAGATATTACCAGGAAACACAAGAGGTATCCCTGCATTGTTCcactgaaagaaaagggaattatTAAATTGCATATTAAGTTGTATACCTTGCATAGAAGGGTGACCTTACAAGTTACACCAGTAAACACAGTGTGTAGTGTTAAGTGTTGAATGTTTAATGCTACAGTGAATTCTCACATTGTGCTTTGTGCAGAGGTCCCTCACTCCTGTGAGATAGCCTTTGTCAGGAACAATCACACCTGCTTCCCCTTGAATTGGCTCCACCATGAAAGCTGCCACGTTGGGGTCTTGAAGGGCCCGCTGCAACAttgggcacagggagaggagagacaaaaagaaaaagattttactCAGatcaaatacagaaaatacatgTAGTAGAACCTGATTCTAGCCCTGGTGTTCTTCCTCAAAGGATGAGAAGAGAACAGCATTGCTGTCAGACAGCTCTCTCTGAGTGCCACTTCAGTTCCAAAGCTATGTCACCGTCGGCAGTGTGAagtcagctgctgtgctggcttgGGAGGTACAAACCTTGCAAACTGCAAACCTAGGCAAGCAGTTTATCAGAACAGTTCATAAATCACCTCAGAAATACCCTCAGTTTCATATTACCCCATACAATACAAACAATTGCTCAACTCTTctcttaaacaaaaaaagaattgaGCCCCTCCAGACAATTTTACCTTAAAGCAAAGTCCACAGGTACATTCTGCACTATCAAGGTCAAAAAGGTTTAGAAGTCCACAAGGCACAAGAGATCTAATGATTCCCAGCATGAATTTAGTACAGCTTTTCTCAGCTTTGCCCCATGAGCAGAATGAATTCAGCTCTAATGATGGCATGAAATATTTGCAGGCCTTTCACCATGGGCAGCCTGCTGTAGGTTCAGATCTGAACAAGCTTTTCCACACTGCAGCTCTAGCCCACTGAGAGACCTTTGTGTCCCCTAAGCCAAGTCCAaggagaaaagcagctctgtcCTATAATCCCTCAATCTCCAAAGCCCACTTACTTGGATGAAGCAGGCCCAACAGGCACAGAGGTTTTTACTCACAGAAATGGTACCTAATCAAGGGTCACCCCTCCTCAACTACTTGACAGGATTAACCTCAGAAAACCCACTGGGAATCACTGGCATTTCAGGAGCTTGTGAAAGTGAAACAGCAGCCTGGCATGGTTTTAAGGATGCTGTGAAACTGGAAATAAATCTTTGCAACTGCAGTGAATTCtagtcatagaatcacagggtggtttgggtgggaagggaccttaaagctcgtTCCATCCCACttcttgccatgggcagggacatttccactagaccaggtggctGGGAAATTAAACAGATCATGTAGTTTTTCTTTCACATCCTGAAGCATAActgaaaatcaaaaccaaagcagaattTACCCACATTTCATATCCATAATTATAACAGACACATTCCTTATATACATCTACTTACAGATATCTTAATGTCAAAGCACATGTTTCAAAGTATAACCCTCTGATTTTCCTTGCTATTTACCAAAGAGACATTGTAAAATGATtccatataaaataataaaaaattgtcAAATACCTCAAGAGCTGGTAGATCATTGTATGGGATCAGTTCAAATCCTGGCATGAAGGGCCCAAAGCCATCATAGCTGGATGGGTCAGTAGAACTGGAGATGGCAGACATTGTCCTGCCCCAGAAGTtgccagctggaaaaaaaagggggaaattgtTACAAAACTGACCAACAGCCAGAACACTTTAAAGGACATCACACTTTCCACTTGGTGATGCATTTTAAGGGTTATCTAACAAGATATTAGGATCCCCCTCCTAATGGTTAGCATTTTGCATTGATGGCATAAATACACTCTGTTCCTATatcaaaaaccaaaagaaaattatacTCTAAGTCCTGACAAGTACACACAATAATTTCCTTAAGTTTTGTTAGTAGtctggaaaactgaaaataactCTGATACTGCCAGTTTCTGGAAGACCTGGAAAATGCAGGACAAAAGCCCTGGTAGGTGAAGCCAAGAGGATAGCTTAACCCTGTTGAGCAATCTGTGAGAGGTGTGGCACTAATCTGAGGAATTAATCCACAAAGAAGTTATGCAGGAACAACAACTCAGGAATAAAAAGTACTGCACTTTAAGTGATTAAAAGAGCATGGAGGACTGGatgttctttctttccctgtgaCTTCAGGCTGCCTCCCAGTAACCCAGTGTCCAGATCCTCAAGTCCTCAACTCATAACACACATTTAACATAcctgcaaaaattattttagctttGTATTTTggaattcctttcacagtgtaGGCCCATTTCCGAGCCAGTTTACAGGCAGTTTCTCCAGCTTCCACTCCTAAAACATAAATCAGCACCGTTATCACTCTTGCACATGAAACAGGCCATCAGTGCAGCAGAGAATGTTACAAAACCATTGAATCTCAGAGACAAGAActaaaatggaaacaaaatatttccttaccAGTGTTCATTGGAAGAACTTTGTTGTAATTGAACATTTTGGTGACCAGCTCCTCATACTCCCCAAGGACGTCGTTGTAGAATGCTCTGGATGTCAGGGTCAGTTTTTCAGACTGGGATTTCAGAGCATCCACAATCTTTGGGTGACAGTGGCCTTGGTTGACTGCACTGTAAGCACTCAGAAAGTCAAAATACTTCCTACCTTCAACATCCCACACGTAAAcacctgggaaaaaaacctatggtcagcacacaaaataaaagaagacaCAAGACCAAAAAAGGCTCCTCATACATAATTAAAGACCAGAGTAAATTTAAATTAAGTGATAATATATGAACAGCCCACAAGGACTTAGATAGGGTTCCAATGCACCTTTTCCTGCTCACATTAACATTAAACCTCTCCACACAAGGTAACAGAAGAAATTAAGTTGCTTAAAAAATTTCTTGTGTTATTCTGGAAATTAGCAACCCTTTAAATCATTTTAGAGACACCACAATTCTTTCAGGTGCCCTTATGCATAATGATCCAGCTCTCTAATCAACAATTTGCTGACTTTATTTCATCAATGATCTCAATCCCACACAACAAGAACCCAAAAAAGATTCAGAAACCAATCAGGTCAAAATCATTCTGCCACGTTCTCATTCACCTCCGCAGACACCTACAACACCTACAAGCTCCAGGAAAACCTAAATAAAAtaccttttcctctttccagagCAACAGGCAGTGGGTGATAGTTGTGAGCACCATATTTGGCCTCACGTTCAAAGATTAAATCCGAGGAGAGAGGCCTCtgaatggtttttttgggagccACTGAGGTAGCAGAGCTCAGCGAGGAATGAAGAGCTCGGCAGAGAACAGCCAGGTGCTGGGAGCGAGTTAGCTTGGAAAGCATGATGGACTTCAGGAGTTCTGATActctggaagggaaaaaataaagacagttAATAATTAGCACTAAGGACTCTTCAGAAGAAATGTCTGAATGATTGAAGTGGTTTTACTGCCAGGATTACAGGTTCCTCAACTATTTTGCAATTCAGCCAAGAAAGCTTATATGAAGTATAATTTAATGTGGGATTAACATCAAACAAGtacttttttctgttctctgcacttacagaaacagaaagaaaactaaaCTGTGTGACTCAGCAAGTCTGTGAACTAGTTACATCATTTCTCCTGTAAGTTCCTTTTTCACTGCACTTTAAATTCTGATTTACCAGTATAAACTACAGTAAGAAAGTTAAGTTCATCAAATTTCTTGTTCTATTGGAATGCCCATTTTCTACTAGATTTTCATCAGACAAACTTCCATGATATTggctatccctggaagtgtccaaggccaggatggatggggatagtggaaagtgtccctgcccatggcactggatgagctttaaggtcccttccaacccaaaccattctggaattctatGATCAAAAAATAGATGTAAAGTAAGAATATGTCAGATATTAATCATCATTAGAGCACTCTGTATTTTCCCAGCAATTTCCCCTGAATACATAACCTTGTATTTTCACCATTTAGGGATTACCTGAGGGAAGGAATTCATGAGGAAAATGCACTTTGATTTCTTCTCTGTGCCTGCACCTCAGTCAATATAAAGATACTTCCCAGAGAAGAGGATGTGAGCTGGCACTTGAAAAGCTGTTTGAggaagctcttcccacagcagggaACAGCAGAGAGCCAAGAGTTCCCAAAGTTCGGGTTTCTGGTCTCACAGAACATCACACAAACTGGCAAAAGGTTTAATCCCCAGAGCAGGATCACAGATCACAAGTGCTCTGCCTGTCAAATGCAGCCTCTCTGTGACTCACTGACAGCAGAGTGAAGAGCTGAGCAGCCTGGACACTGCTGTACCACCTAACACAGGCAGACTGCAAAACCTCAATACCAACAGCAGGATGCAAAGATGGCTTACACAAGGGTGCTGTTATTTCAGGCTGCTTGCAGAAGACAGAAGTAGTAAGTCATGGATTTATCCctaatttattttggaaaaaatccACCCCCTGAATGTGCTGCCTTGAACAGAGAGGCATTTCTTTTAGCAGACTCCTCAGGTATTACATTTCTGCTCCTCACTTCTAACCAAAGCCAAAAGACTTTTCTGCATCTACCAAAATCCAAGCATTTAGGAAGAGTCAGTATTCTCCATTCCAGCAAGAGATGAATGCTGCACAACTCTGGGCACGTTTCCAGCTGTTAAAGATTAGCCCTTTGTGTTAATACTTTTCAAGAGTATTATTCAAGGATTTCgcaaacaaaaaagacaaatactTCTCTGTGCAAGAAAAAATTTTGATGACTCAAAATTTCAACCTGCTCAACCCCTAAAATGTAATTGGTCTGTGACATCCTGGCCCCTGGCACACctccatggcagagcagctAATCCTATCACAAGCTTCTAGATTTTGGAGATTTTCCAGACATTCCTGAAATGAAAAGTACAAAGAAGTTAAACTCTTATCTGCCCTGTACCAGAGGTAGCTCTCTGCATGAAGGATCACAGATCCCCAGTTTGAGGTTCTTGCTTTACTTCTTGCACACTGGAAAATattaatcagattttttttttaaagggcttTTTCCTCCATGAAGGGAATTGCCCTGCACACTGTGCTAGTGAGACCACATCCTTTAGCCAAGTGTGGAAGATTACAAGGAGAAGAGGTGAGTAAAGCTGAGAATTAAAGATGAATCTGGAGTTaaaagaaggggggaaatttggggttgaTCAGCAGGACAAGGTGAACAGAAATTTCAAGAAAGAGGAGGGGGCATAATAAGGagaaaaacccaagcaaacaaaatgaaataaaatcaagcTCATTACCAAGTGTGAGAAATACGATCATGTactggagcaggcagtgcaggaaTCAGAAGCCAGGAAGTTACACCAACTGGAAGAGGTCTTGCATCAGAACAGAAAACCATTCAAAACACAGCTGTAAAACACTTGAACAGCTTTGCTCAGCTATTGAGCAAGATTATCCAGACAGGAGCCTGCAGACTGCACAGGTAAATTGAATGGTTGTATGAACCTGACACTGAAAAACACCCCAAGGTAAATGGGGGGGTGTTTTCAAACACATTAAAACACTCAGGTTCATGTTGATAGAGCAGAGTGGAATTGGTGCCATGCTGCAGCCTCTACCAGCTGAGTCAAAGGGTTGAACACTCAAGGGGACAAGCAGGGGGGACATCAGTGTGGACATGCCAAGCTACCTGTGCAGACCAGcaccacagcaggaacagctcaggaCCTAGGCTGGCAGACAAGAACTGCAGAATCAccgaggctggaaaagacctctaagatcaccGAGTCCAGCCTGTGCCCGATCCCTACCtcgtccccagcccagagccctgagtgccacatccagcccttccttggacacttccagagatgggcaCTCCAGACCTCCCTGAGCTGCCCCTTCCAATGTCAAATCACCCttccagggaagaatttcctcctgatgtccaacctgaacctcctctggcacagcttgagcccatttcctcttgtcctgtcacttgtcacctgggagaagagcccgATCCCTACCTGACT contains:
- the OAT gene encoding ornithine aminotransferase, mitochondrial, which gives rise to MLSKLTRSQHLAVLCRALHSSLSSATSVAPKKTIQRPLSSDLIFEREAKYGAHNYHPLPVALERGKGVYVWDVEGRKYFDFLSAYSAVNQGHCHPKIVDALKSQSEKLTLTSRAFYNDVLGEYEELVTKMFNYNKVLPMNTGVEAGETACKLARKWAYTVKGIPKYKAKIIFAAGNFWGRTMSAISSSTDPSSYDGFGPFMPGFELIPYNDLPALERALQDPNVAAFMVEPIQGEAGVIVPDKGYLTGVRDLCTKHNVLFIADEIQTGLARTGKMLAVDHENVRPDIILLGKALSGGLYPVSAVLCDDEIMLTIKPGEHGSTYGGNPLACRVAMAALEVIEEENLAKNAEIMGNLLRSELMKTPSNIVTAVRGKGLLNAIVIRETKDYDAWKVCLRLRDNGLLAKPTHGDIIRLAPPLVIKEDEIRESIEIIHKTILSF